The following proteins are encoded in a genomic region of Pseudorca crassidens isolate mPseCra1 chromosome 5, mPseCra1.hap1, whole genome shotgun sequence:
- the HRG gene encoding LOW QUALITY PROTEIN: histidine-rich glycoprotein (The sequence of the model RefSeq protein was modified relative to this genomic sequence to represent the inferred CDS: deleted 1 base in 1 codon): MGEGFLCVLKGEQDLNRTVACVMAFQENASHTTSMWYLVLDVKESDCSVLSRKHWADGEPSVSIRPSEIVIGQCKVIAITLLDGSQNLRVNDFNCTTSSVSSALVNTKDSPVLSNFFADTELYRKQADKALEKYKKENGDFASFRVDKVKRVARVRGGERTNYYLDFSVRNCSSHHFPRHSHIFGFCRANLSCDVEDSDLETPKDIVINCEVFNLKEHTNISGVKHRLGHALHPVQVSAIHTHIVLTVTIPMATIPMAMISTTMDPVTHHPIAKVPKTTIAEAMAHHLGIQKKEVQRLFSTSTYAEVGPAKKECILT, encoded by the exons ATGGGAGAAGGCTTCCTTTGCGTCCTGAAGGGTGAGCAGGATTTGAATAGGACGGTGGCTTGTGTAATGGCCTTCCAGGAGAATGCCAGCCATACCACCTCTATGTGG TATTTAGTCTTGGATGTGAAAGAATCTGACTGTTCAGTCCTATCCAGGAAACACTGGGCTGACGGTGAGCCAAGC GTTTCTATTCGTCCATCTGAAATC GTGATTGGACAATGTAAGGTAATAGCTATAACACTTTTGGATGGGTCTCAGAATCTTAGAGTGAATGACTTTAACTGCACCACAAGTTCTG TCTCTTCGGCACTGGTCAATACTAAAGACAGCCCAGTACTCTCAAATTTCTTTGCGGATACAGAGCTCTACAGAAAACAAGCTGACAAAGCCCTGGAGAAGTACAAAAAGGAGAATGGTGACTTTGCTTCTTTCAGAGTGGACAAAGTGAAGAGGGTTGCAAGAGTT agaggaggggaaagaacCAATTACTACCTGGACTTCTCTGTGAGGAACTGCTCCAGTCACCACTTTCCCAGGCACTCTCAT ATCTTTGGATTCTGCAGAGCAAATTTGTCCTGTGATGTAGAAGACTCTGACTTGGAAACCCCAAAAGACATTGTCATAAACTGTGAAGTTTTCAATCTTAAG GAACATACAAACATCAGTGGTGTGAAGCATCGTTTGGGCCATGCCCTCCACCCTG TTCAGGTGAGTGCTATCCACACACACATCGTCCTCACAGTCACCATCCCCATGGCCACCATCCCCATGGCCATGATTTCTACGACCATGGACCCTGTGACCCACCACCCCATAGCCAAGGTCCCCAAGACCACCATCGCCGAGGCCATGGCCCACCACCTAGGCATTCAGAAGAAAGAGGTCCAG CGTCTTTTCTCTACTAGTACTTATGCTGAGGTTGGGCCTGCCAAGAAGGAATGTATTCTCACTTAA